A genomic stretch from Deltaproteobacteria bacterium includes:
- a CDS encoding arsenate reductase ArsC: MKKVLFVCTQNSCRSQMAEGIVNHDLAGRLQAFSAGTSPSAVNPFAIDVMSEIGIDITGQRSKHLDEFAGRTFDLVVTLCGEAAESCPFASGLGPVRHVGFEDPALAVGDRETILSVFRRVRDEMRKRLLPFLVSELGLS, translated from the coding sequence ATGAAGAAGGTCCTTTTTGTGTGCACCCAGAACTCATGTCGAAGCCAGATGGCCGAGGGGATCGTCAACCACGATCTTGCAGGCAGACTTCAGGCCTTTTCCGCCGGGACCAGCCCGTCTGCCGTGAATCCATTCGCCATAGATGTGATGTCCGAAATTGGGATCGACATCACTGGTCAGCGATCCAAGCACCTCGACGAGTTCGCGGGAAGGACCTTTGATCTGGTGGTGACACTGTGCGGAGAGGCGGCCGAGTCCTGTCCCTTCGCCTCGGGGCTTGGCCCTGTACGGCATGTAGGCTTCGAGGATCCGGCACTGGCGGTCGGGGACCGAGAAACGATCCTCTCCGTTTTTAGGAGGGTGAGGGACGAAATGAGAAAGAGGCTCCTGCCATTTCTCGTCTCCGAGCTTGGGCTCTCTTAA
- a CDS encoding metalloregulator ArsR/SmtB family transcription factor: MAILRAIADPTRFTILKILQDGGYCVCEITEALGLAQPTVSRHLRILEEAGLVTFRREGQRVDYRLAKQEAGSPGEEILAFVTGRLEDDPGIMRFREKCRSIQQKSGRIL, encoded by the coding sequence ATGGCGATTCTGAGGGCAATAGCGGATCCGACCCGGTTCACGATCCTAAAGATCCTCCAAGACGGGGGCTATTGTGTCTGCGAGATCACCGAGGCCCTTGGTCTTGCCCAGCCCACTGTCTCACGGCATCTTCGAATCCTCGAGGAAGCAGGGCTTGTTACATTTCGGCGTGAAGGACAGCGGGTGGACTACCGTCTTGCCAAGCAGGAAGCGGGCTCCCCCGGCGAAGAGATCCTTGCTTTTGTGACCGGGAGGCTAGAGGATGACCCTGGAATCATGAGGTTCAGGGAAAAGTGCAGGTCGATTCAGCAAAAGTCGGGGAGGATTCTATGA